The Candidatus Methylacidiphilales bacterium genome segment TCGGACACAACAGCCACCCGCACCGAGCGCGCCTGGAAATAATCGATGAGGCTGCCGGCAAGATCATCGATGAGTTTCAAATCCTCGTGGATCTTCGGATCATTCGGGCCGAGACGCTGCAGGTTGTAGTCAAGATGCGGCAAATAGACCAGATTGAGCGCGGGATGGAACTGTTCTTCCATCCAGCGCGCCGCATCCGCGATCCAGCGCGAGGAACCGATCCCCGCCATGGGACCCCAGAATTGGGGAAATGGAAATTCGCCCAGATCGGCCTTGATTTTCGAACGCAGGGAAAGTGGCCCTGTGTAAATGTCGAAAATTTTCCGGCCATCGGCGGGATAAAGCGGCCGCGGGGTGATTGAGTAATCGACGTCGGCATGCATGTTGAACCACCAGAAAAGCTGGGCGCAGGTGAAAGCCGGGTCCTGCGCGCGCAACTTGTCCCACAACTTCGGCCCTGCCACGAGGGAATTGGATTGTTTCCAAAAATGAATTTCCGCCAGGTCACGGTCATACCAGCCGTTGCCCACGATTCCATGCTGCGCGGGCGGGACGCCCGTGAGGTATGTGGACTGGGCCGTACAAGTCACTGCCGGAAAAGAAGGGCGGATTGCCGCGGCGCGGCCCTTGCGGGCAAAGGCCGAGAGTCGGGGTGTGGCGGGCCCGAGCAGGGAGCGGGTCAGGCCCGCTATGTTGAGAATGACCGTGCGCCGCATGATGTTTAAATCGCCGGTGGCCGGCCGGAGCGCTGCTCCAATTCAAGGATGCATTCCCGCAACAAGGCGGCGTCCATTTCATGGACCTCAACGCCGCGCCCGATTTTCTCAAGCAGGGTCACGGTCAATCCCCCGCCCAGATGCTCGCGGAATTCCTCCAGTCCGTCGAACAAGGCCCAGTTTCCTCCGGGACCGGTTTTCTTCACGAGAGGATGAAAGAGGGAAAAGCCGAGCTTTTGTACGAGTGACAACACGCGCTCCGTCGATTCGCCTGAAAGCATTTGTTTTTTATGGCTGTAGAGCGTGTCGAGCGCCAGGCCCAGGCCAACCGCCGCACTGTGCGAAAGGGTGAAGTCCGACATCTCCTCCAGTTTATGCGCCGCCCAATGGCCGAAATCAAGCGGACGGGCGGAACCGAATTCAAAGGGATCGCCCGATTCGGCAATGTGCGCAACATGAAGTTCCGCGCAGCGTTGAATGACCCGTTCCATCGCCGTCGTTTCCGAGGCGGCCAGGCGCTCCGCCAACTGCTCGATCTCCCCGAAAAACGCGGCGTCGCGAACGAGCGCGACCTTGACTCCTTCGATCCATCCGGCCCGTTTTTCAACCGGAGGAAGCTGAAGCAGAAAATCGCTGTCGTTGATGACCGCAAAAGGCGGCGCAAAAGTCCCGATATAATTCTTTTTATTGAAAGCGTTGATTCCGTTTTTCACGCCGACACCGCCGTCGGCCTGGCTCAAGGTCGTGGTGGGCATCCGGAGATGCCGTACTCCGCGATGGACCGTAGCCGCGGCAAAGCCAACCAGATCGAGCAAGGCGCCGCCGCCGATGCCGATAATATACGAGTGGCGGCAAATTCCGTTTCGCTCGATTTCGCGATACAACAGGTCCACAAGCCCCCGGTCATTCTTTGCGGCTTCGCCTCCGGCCACTATCAGCGGAGGGCAAACGAGCCGGGCGGGAAACGTTTCCTGCGAAAAGTAGGCGGTGACATCGGCGGTCAAATGGGGATAAGCCCGCGCCACGCCCTGGTCGATTGCGACAAACGCTTTTGCCGGGTGATCCGTGGTTGTGGGAGCGACGAGCCGTTGCAGGAGTTGATTGGCCCTGGAAAAGGCGGAGCGCGTAAAGTAGATGCGATGCGCAAACTGGACTGTGATTGCGCGCTCAATGGAGGTTGCCTTGGCTTGCATGCAGGGATCAACCTTAGCCTGCTTATTTCAGCCGTCATGGAAAATTTTCCCTTGATTTTATACTTGCGGGCAGGAAAGAAAGCTCCAGAGGCAAGCAGGCTATTAACCCGGATGTCGCCGCGCCCCAGTTCCTGACATACTTTGGAGCAGGACACTTTGCAGGAGATTTCAGAAGTGTGCGAAACATCCGGGTTAGGTTGCCGGGATGATTCGTTGCAAGAGGAGAGCGAAAATAAAAAGGATTAAAAACCATGCGGCCTGAAATCCCAGGACCGGCGCCACGGCGATGCAATCCGCCAGGACGATGGCGGCCAGCAGCCCGGAAACCACCCTGCCAATGGATGGCTTGGTTCCGCGCCAAAACGGCGCCAACAGCCAGCCCATCCAAAGCAGGAACAACAATGAAAACAAGGCCGATCCGATCCGGCTTTGGTTTGCGCCGCCGAAAGTCACAAGCCAAACGGGCAGGAGCAAAAAAATCAGGGACCAGCGGGTTTGAGGCTTGGGAGCGCTTTCGCCACGCGCAAAGTATGTGATGCCTGCCACATATAAACCGAGCGCCAATCCGGCGGGGAGCAAGCTGTGAATTTCGGCCGATCTGAACGTCCCTCCCGCCGCGGAGGCGGCCAAAAAATACAGCAGCAACCTGCAGGCGCCCATGATGAACGGGGCGCAGCCGATCTTCTTGTGGATGACGTTGTAAAGAGCAATGCAAACCAGCAACTGAAACGACACCACAAGGGTTCGCCATCCCAGCGTGGCCAGCAAAAGGGTTCCCAAGAGCAATCCGGCACTTGCAATCCATCCCACAGTGCTCCGGGAAACCAACCCGGCGGGAATGGGGCGTTCGGGCCGGTAACGGGAATCAAATCCGGCATCGCAAAAATCATTCAGGAACATCCCGCCGGTGTAAAGAAAACCGCCTCCGATCAGGACGGCGGCGAGCACGGGGGCGTCAAATCTTCCGCCAACCAGGCACCATCCGGCCAGGAGATTGGACCAAACCGTGGGGAGGTTCGATACACGTCCGAGGATCAACAAGGTTTTAATCCGCATAGCCGATGGCCTTTAAAGCCTTGTAACGCCGCGCCGGGCGAATTGATCAAGGCACCAGCCGTATTCCCTGACAAGTTGTTCAACAACAGATTGGGCGCGCAATTCCTCCGGCAGGACTTCCCATGTATAGGTCTCAATTTCGAAGTGGGAACAAAGCGCCGGCTCGCGGGCGAGAATATCCAGCAGGCCCAGGAGATGAAGCGCGGTGGTCCGGCCATGCGCGAGGAACTCCGCGTAGAGGGGCACATGGAAATGGATGCGCCATTCAAGATCGCCGGGCGGTTGTTCGAGGGCCGGGCTCAAATCCTTGTAACGCCGGAGTGATCCGTCCGGAGTCCGGGCGATGACCTGGTGCAAATAGATGCCGTCGGCAAACTGCCGGAGCCACTCGCGCGCGGCTTTGTCAGGCTCGATTTGCAACGCCGAGCTCAGGTGGATTTTCCCGATTCGGATCCCCTCCTCACGCAGCGCCGCAATCACCCCGGCGGGTTCTTCATATTCGACCGCCAGATGGCAGGCATCGTAATTGACGCCGAGGAAGGCGCGAAGCCGGGGGTCTCCCGGGCGGTCCGCCTCCATTTCCCGGAATAAGCGGACGATTTCGGCGCTTGTTTCCCACAAGCCGAGAGGCTCCGGTTCCAACGCCAGGCTCAAACGGCGGCCATGCCGCAGGGAACAGCGTTCAATATGATCGATGCATTTCCAGAGGTTTTGCCGGATCTGCGCCTCATATTCCGCGCCAACCACAAACTCCTTGAATGAGCCTGGCAACGTGCTGACACTTCCTTCAACGCCTTCCGGAAGCAGATGCGCGAGCAAATCGAAAAGCCGGTTGGTGTAAGCCAGCCGGTCGGGGTGGGTCCAGTCGGGGCGATACACCTGTTCCTTGACCTTGCCGCCGTGAAAGCGCCCGTAGGGAAATCCGTTGATTGTAAAAACATAGCAATGATGTTGCTGCAGCCATCTCCGGAAGGAGTCCAAGGCTTGCGGCTCGCTCAATTGCCGCGATGCAAGGTCGCTCAAACGCAAACCGATGGCGTAGGGCCGGTCCGGGCTGATTCGCTCACGTACCGCGAGCGCATGGGTTTGCAGCGAAGCCAGTGTCTGCGCCCAGTCGTCGCCCCGGTGGATATTGGTGCAGTAGGCCAGGTGCCAGTTGTTTTTGAGCTGCATTCCGTTCGAACTTACACCTCGGTTAGCCTGCATATTTCATGCTCATTTCAATGGTCAACCTGTTAGCACCTGGACGTAACGGCGGAAAGACACGTACAGAGCATATGCAGGCTATTGCAAAACCGCCTCAAAATACGGCAGTTCCAATTCTAAAATCAAAACAAAATACCAATTCATGCGGTTTTGCTTGTAACCCGGATGTTTCTGCACCCCAGTTCCTGCTATACTTTGGAGCAGGACGCTTTGCTGAGGTTTTTAGCAGCGTGTGAAACATCCGGGTTAGTCCAGGCGGAATTTTGGATTTTGGCTGAGGAACTGCAGGGGGTTTTGATAAATCAGCCTGTCGATGGTGTTTTCGCCATGGCCGCGCCGCTTCATCTCAATGGCAGTTTTCGGAACGGCCAGCGGATCGCTGTTCCCCCAGTCGCAGGCGCTGTTGAGCCAGACGCGCTGTGTTCCGTAGATTTCCACCATATCAATGGCGCGGGCGGGGGTACACTTGGACTGCGGGTAGAGGGTGATTCCGGCCCAGAATCCGGCCTCCAGTACCAGCTCGACCGTGTGTTCCTCGACGTGATCGATGATGACACGGCCGGGATTGACACCCGGATGCCGTTTGAGGATATCGATGGTTAGGCGTGTGCCCTTCCACTTGTCCTCAAGGTGCGGCGTGTGGATGAGTATCATCTGGCCATGCTGCACGGCGAGTTCGACGTGCTTTTCAAAAATCGCGACTTCGTTGCGGCTGTTTTTGTTCAGGCCGATTTCACCGATGCCCAGGACATTGGGCCGGTCGAGAAATGAGGGAATCAACGCAAGGACTTCCTCCGCCAGGGCGAGATTTTCCGCTTCCTTGGGATTGAGGCAAAGCCAGGAATAATGGGGCAGGCCGAACTGCGCGGCGCGGCGCGGTTCATATTCCGTCAACTGGCAGAAATAATCATAAAAACCCCGGGCCGAACTGCGGTCGAAGCCCGCCCAGAAAGCCGGTTCGCAAACAGCTCGGCACCCTGCCGTGACCATGGCCGCATAGTCATCGGTGACACGGCTGACCATGTGGGCGTGAGGTTCGATATAACGCATATCCGGCAAAGTCCGTGGAGGTCAGCCCTTGAAACCGGGCCAGGCGCCGGCGGCGGATTTTGAGCCCGCGTCCGGAACGGGATCGGTGGTGGGATCGCTCAGCAGCATAAGCGCTTTTTTGGTTTTGTCCGGGCCTGGGGATGCGAGTTCCCGCAATGCGGCGCGAAGGGATTTCAAGCGAAAATCCTCGGGCGCGCCGCTTCGTTGGGCGCGATCCAGAAAGGCCGCCAAGTCTATCAACCTGGAGCGCGCTTCCAAAAAATAAAGGTCGGTGATTTTGGGGTCTTTCATCGGGATGCCCGCCGGGCGGAAGCGGCGTCAGACACCTGGGTGGATTATTTCCAGCGCAAGCACGGCATAGGCCGTGACCAGCACGGGGTCCTTTTCCCACCAGCGCCCGTTGGAATTGACCCAGTATCCTTCATTTTGCTGGAGGTTGATCAGTTTCAGCGCCATGTCCCGGCGCCAGTCCGCCTGCTTTCCGCCGGCCAGCGGAAGTTTCTCCGCGCCGTAGATGGAAAGGGCTTTCGCCATCATGTGATAGTAGTAATAAAGGCCCTGGGCGCCCATGGCGGGATTTTCCTCCATCGTGTAGTTGTGGAGCGTCCAGTCGTACACCGCCGTCACCCGCGGATCATCCTTCTTTAAATCGGCAAAGATGTAACTCATAAGGCCCGCATAACTCATGCTGCCGTAGGAACGGAGCCCTTTTTTCCCGTTGGGCAGTGTGGTCTCGCCTGCCTTGCTTTCCATCGGGTCGTAAACAAACCCGCCGACGTTTTGCGGATCGCCGCTGGCCCAGGGTTGCTTGTTGTATTTGGGGAGGTTCTGGCAGCGTTGCAAAAATTCCACCGCAGCCGCCCAGTTCAAATCCTTGGCCGCCCCCGAATTCGAACTGTCGCGCAGGAATTGGGTCTGATGCAAGGCCTCAAGGGCAAACGCCGTGTTCGACATGTCGGAGTGCGGGCCGTCGTCGCCATATCCAACGCCGCCCTCATACGGGCTGTTCTGGCCGTTTACCTTGGGGTAATGCCCCTGCTGTCCGATGATGAAATTGCGGGCGTTTTGCAGGACGGAGGCATAGCGCGCGGGGCCTGCGGCAACCAGAGCCAGCATGGCGACCGAGGTGTTATAATTCGCAAGTTCCTTGACATAAATGCCCCCATCCGGCTTTACGCAACCGAGCAGGTACGCATACCCTTTCTGAACAGACTGTGACTGCCGCTCGTTCATGACGGCCGCCGGTTCCCTGGCAAAGGCGGTCAAAACCAGGGCGGTAAGGGCGGGATAATCCGGGCTGGACCAAAAACCCCCGGGGCTTTGTTTGCTCTGCAGAAAAGCCAGCCCTTTTCCAATGGCATGTTCGATCTCAAGTTGCAAAGATCGGTCTTTTGCCTTTGGAGCAGTTAAGAGTGTTAGTTTTTCTCCGGGCTTGGATTCCGCCCGGGCGGACAGGACCGAGGAAAGGCCTGTCCCCAGGGAACAGGCGCCCAGAAATGCAAGGCGAAGAAAGGAGGATCGTTTCATGGTTTGGATGTGGGAAGTGTAATGCTGATTACTACGGGCGTATTGAGGGGTGGGGCTGCGTCTTTTAGTACTTGCCAGATTTGGTCGTCATTGTATCCCTGCCGCGGATTGTTGACAAGTGCGATTGGGTCTGTAACGACCGCAACGATGGACAGTTCCTGGTCAGCCAGAAAAACC includes the following:
- a CDS encoding TatD family hydrolase is translated as MRYIEPHAHMVSRVTDDYAAMVTAGCRAVCEPAFWAGFDRSSARGFYDYFCQLTEYEPRRAAQFGLPHYSWLCLNPKEAENLALAEEVLALIPSFLDRPNVLGIGEIGLNKNSRNEVAIFEKHVELAVQHGQMILIHTPHLEDKWKGTRLTIDILKRHPGVNPGRVIIDHVEEHTVELVLEAGFWAGITLYPQSKCTPARAIDMVEIYGTQRVWLNSACDWGNSDPLAVPKTAIEMKRRGHGENTIDRLIYQNPLQFLSQNPKFRLD
- the eboE gene encoding metabolite traffic protein EboE, producing the protein MQANRGVSSNGMQLKNNWHLAYCTNIHRGDDWAQTLASLQTHALAVRERISPDRPYAIGLRLSDLASRQLSEPQALDSFRRWLQQHHCYVFTINGFPYGRFHGGKVKEQVYRPDWTHPDRLAYTNRLFDLLAHLLPEGVEGSVSTLPGSFKEFVVGAEYEAQIRQNLWKCIDHIERCSLRHGRRLSLALEPEPLGLWETSAEIVRLFREMEADRPGDPRLRAFLGVNYDACHLAVEYEEPAGVIAALREEGIRIGKIHLSSALQIEPDKAAREWLRQFADGIYLHQVIARTPDGSLRRYKDLSPALEQPPGDLEWRIHFHVPLYAEFLAHGRTTALHLLGLLDILAREPALCSHFEIETYTWEVLPEELRAQSVVEQLVREYGWCLDQFARRGVTRL
- a CDS encoding alkaline phosphatase family protein, translating into MRRTVILNIAGLTRSLLGPATPRLSAFARKGRAAAIRPSFPAVTCTAQSTYLTGVPPAQHGIVGNGWYDRDLAEIHFWKQSNSLVAGPKLWDKLRAQDPAFTCAQLFWWFNMHADVDYSITPRPLYPADGRKIFDIYTGPLSLRSKIKADLGEFPFPQFWGPMAGIGSSRWIADAARWMEEQFHPALNLVYLPHLDYNLQRLGPNDPKIHEDLKLIDDLAGSLIDYFQARSVRVAVVSEYGITEVDQPAHLNRLFRRQGWLAIKDELGLEMLDCGASRVFAVADHQVAHVYLNDKSLESKVREVLEAEPGVDLVLGPDAQTEWGIRHRRSGDLIAVAKPRSWFTYYYWMDDALAPDFARTVDIHRKAGYDPAELFLDPALCCPQLRVAGHLLRKKLGFRSLLNVIPLDAALVRGSHGRRPQDESAWPVLLLDQQHSTPNAANTLTAEEVHGELLRYCLGFAGR
- a CDS encoding 3-dehydroquinate synthase — its product is MQAKATSIERAITVQFAHRIYFTRSAFSRANQLLQRLVAPTTTDHPAKAFVAIDQGVARAYPHLTADVTAYFSQETFPARLVCPPLIVAGGEAAKNDRGLVDLLYREIERNGICRHSYIIGIGGGALLDLVGFAAATVHRGVRHLRMPTTTLSQADGGVGVKNGINAFNKKNYIGTFAPPFAVINDSDFLLQLPPVEKRAGWIEGVKVALVRDAAFFGEIEQLAERLAASETTAMERVIQRCAELHVAHIAESGDPFEFGSARPLDFGHWAAHKLEEMSDFTLSHSAAVGLGLALDTLYSHKKQMLSGESTERVLSLVQKLGFSLFHPLVKKTGPGGNWALFDGLEEFREHLGGGLTVTLLEKIGRGVEVHEMDAALLRECILELEQRSGRPPAI
- a CDS encoding UbiA family prenyltransferase, with protein sequence MRIKTLLILGRVSNLPTVWSNLLAGWCLVGGRFDAPVLAAVLIGGGFLYTGGMFLNDFCDAGFDSRYRPERPIPAGLVSRSTVGWIASAGLLLGTLLLATLGWRTLVVSFQLLVCIALYNVIHKKIGCAPFIMGACRLLLYFLAASAAGGTFRSAEIHSLLPAGLALGLYVAGITYFARGESAPKPQTRWSLIFLLLPVWLVTFGGANQSRIGSALFSLLFLLWMGWLLAPFWRGTKPSIGRVVSGLLAAIVLADCIAVAPVLGFQAAWFLILFIFALLLQRIIPAT